A window of the Diorhabda carinulata isolate Delta chromosome 1, icDioCari1.1, whole genome shotgun sequence genome harbors these coding sequences:
- the LOC130894193 gene encoding tyrosine-protein kinase Drl: protein MKFFLLSHKILLSSYFCVVCGYLNLYLSLSEVQRLLGLHAELFYIRKGVINDYALNFVVLIPSNVDSLHFTWETLTPGQQVHYSLQVYTSNPVALPPPKFNISDFGVIPNSVQTFQITLPCSGIVEAEVMITIKMNITFSPENVTTLTFQRKKVCLELVKSTTYISMDSVPQFTNSANIFYIAVCCAILLILILAFVVISYYIKDNKTRRTTENGSGPTTSTTTFLAALPRSSVNASSYGSFRRMPSYSLIDERSKDLQDKITELSVQRCRVRLSSIILEGTFGKIYHGSYTTEEGNEETVIVKTVTDHASEVQISLLLQEGMSMYALNHKNILSILRVSVEEHMAPFLLYPYKNYTNLKLFLQKCKVSSEGVHHTLTTQEVVDMALQIIQAMQYLHKKHLLHKDLAARNCLVDDKLNVLVADNALSRDLFPSDYHCLGDNENRPVKWLAIESLLHKSFSPSSDVWSFGVLLWELTTLAQQPYVEIDPFEMAAYLKDGYRLAQPINCPDELFAVMAYCWAMSAEERPNFTQLHVCLQEFYAQLTRYV, encoded by the exons atgaaattttttttattaagtcataaaattttactatcttcatatttttgtgttgtttgtgggtatttgaatttatatttgagtCTTTCCGAAGTTCAGAGATTGCTGG gtTTACATGCTGAACTTTTCTATATCCGAAAAGGAGTAATAAATGATTATGCCCTGAACTTCGTTGTTCTAATTCCATCCAATGTCGATTCTCTACATTTCACATGGGAAACTTTAACACCAGGACAACAG GTGCATTATTCACTTCAAGTCTACACATCAAATCCTGTTGCCCTTCCACCTCCTAAGTTCAATATATCAGACTTCGGCGTAATTCCAAACTCAGttcaaacttttcaaattacTTTGCCATGTTCGGGTATCGTAGAAGCTGAAGTAATGATCACAATCAAAATGAATATAACTTTTTCACCGGAAAACGTTACAACACTCACTTTTCAAAGGAAAAAAGTTTGTCTAGAATTAGTTAAATCAACTACTTATATTTCTATGGACTCAGTGCCTCAATTTACGAAttctgcaaatattttttatatagcgGTTTGCTGTGccattttacttattttaattcTAGCATTCgttgttatttcatattatattaaaGATAACAAAACTAGAAGAACGACTGAAAATGGTAGTGGACCAACTACATCGACAACAACGTTTTTGGCAGCTTTGCCTAGGAGTAGTGTGAATGCGTCTTCCTATGGTAGTTTTAGAAGAATGCCCAGCTATTCACTTATTGATGAGAGGTCTAAGGATTTACAAGATAAAATCACAGAACTCTCAGTACAACG aTGCAGAGTTCGACTGAGTAGTATAATTCTTGAAGGtacttttggaaaaatatatcaTGGCTCGTACACCACAGAAGAAGGAAATGAAGAAACTGTTATAGTGAAAACAGTTACAGACCACGCTAGTGAAGTACAGATCTCACTTTTATTGCAAGAGGGAATGTCTATGTATGCTTTGAATCATAAGAATATATTGAGCATTCTAAGAGTTTCTGTTGAAGAACACATGGCTCCATTTTTGCTGTATCCATACAAAAATTACACTAATCTCAAATTGTTCCTACAAAAATGTAAAGTCTCTTCTGAGGGAGTTCATCACACTTTAACCACACAAGAAGTGGTTGACATGGCATTGCAAATTATTCAGGCCAtgcaatatttgcataaaaagCATTTATTGCATAAAGATTTAGCTGCTCGCAATTGttt GGTTGATGACAAATTAAATGTATTAGTTGCTGACAACGCTTTATCTAGAGACTTGTTTCCTTCAGACTATCACTGCCTGGGTGACAACGAAAATAGGCCTGTTAAATGGTTAGCTATTGAGAGCCTCctccataaaagtttttcacCAAGCTCTGATGTATGGTCATTTGGAGTATTGCTGTGGGAACTTACCACCCTTGCTCAGCAGCCCTACGTAGAGATTGATCCTTTTGAAATGGCGGCTTATTTAAAAGATGGTTACCGTCTTGCTCAACCGATTAATTGCCCAGATGAATT atttgCAGTAATGGCTTATTGTTGGGCAATGAGTGCTGAAGAGAGACCTAACTTTACCCAACTACATGTATGTTTGCAAGAATTTTATGCACAATTGACTAGATATGTGTGa